A genomic stretch from Anaerococcus mediterraneensis includes:
- a CDS encoding phage antirepressor KilAC domain-containing protein, translated as MKELKIFDNEEFGQVRTSIIDDEPYFSLNDVCRILEINNPRMAKTRLNGDGVSSTDGVDSLGRRTDVTMINESNLYKLVFQSRKPEAERFADWVTSEVLPAIRKHGAYMTDGVIERTLTDPDYLIMLATNLKEEKAKRALAEAQNERNKPKVIFADAVSASNKSCLIGELAKMISQEAIRTGKAQKKIGQNNLFAWLRNNGYLCKGGERKNQPKQVYIEQGLFEMKKGSYVDSSGANVVTTTTKVTGKGQIYFVNKFLG; from the coding sequence ATGAAAGAATTAAAAATATTTGATAATGAAGAATTTGGGCAAGTTAGAACATCGATTATTGATGATGAACCATATTTCAGTTTGAATGATGTTTGTAGGATTTTAGAGATAAATAATCCAAGGATGGCGAAAACTAGACTTAATGGAGATGGCGTCAGTAGTACTGACGGTGTCGATTCTCTAGGAAGAAGAACAGACGTAACAATGATTAACGAGTCAAACTTATACAAGCTAGTTTTCCAGAGTAGAAAACCAGAGGCTGAAAGATTTGCTGATTGGGTAACATCAGAGGTCCTACCAGCAATCAGAAAGCACGGAGCTTATATGACTGACGGGGTTATAGAAAGAACTCTTACTGATCCTGATTATTTGATTATGCTTGCGACTAATCTCAAAGAGGAGAAAGCTAAAAGGGCTTTGGCTGAGGCACAAAACGAGCGTAACAAGCCAAAAGTTATATTTGCGGATGCGGTTTCTGCTTCTAATAAGTCATGTTTGATTGGCGAACTAGCTAAGATGATTAGCCAGGAGGCTATTAGGACTGGCAAGGCACAAAAGAAGATTGGACAGAATAATCTTTTTGCATGGTTGAGGAATAACGGCTATTTGTGCAAGGGTGGCGAAAGAAAGAACCAGCCTAAGCAAGTCTACATCGAGCAAGGGCTATTTGAGATGAAGAAAGGTTCTTATGTAGATAGTAGCGGGGCAAATGTTGTGACTACTACAACTAAGGTTACAGGCAAGGGGCAGATATATTTTGTTAACAAGTTTTTAGGTTAG
- a CDS encoding single-stranded DNA-binding protein, which produces MNKVFLIGRITNDLELSHTKAGKANVSFSLAVDKNLSRDKRKELEDAGRPTADFPRIVAWGYQAENLVRYCGRGGQVALDGRV; this is translated from the coding sequence ATGAATAAGGTTTTTTTGATAGGCAGGATCACCAATGATTTGGAGTTAAGTCACACAAAAGCGGGCAAGGCTAATGTGAGTTTTAGCTTGGCGGTTGATAAAAATTTAAGTAGGGATAAGAGAAAAGAGCTTGAGGATGCGGGCAGACCTACTGCTGATTTCCCGAGGATTGTTGCCTGGGGGTATCAGGCGGAGAACCTGGTGAGATATTGTGGCAGGGGGGGTCAGGTTGCTCTTGATGGGAGGGTTTAG
- a CDS encoding phage replisome organizer N-terminal domain-containing protein translates to MGDNKRYYWLKLPEDFYDDDTIQWIEDQENGAAYVNFYLKLLLKSLSDDGRLIRYVGQRLMPYDVKSLARLTNTDTDTVRVALELFVNVGIVERLETGELYMNQINEMIGRETESARRKRRYRARKALEGDRKELPSGTMSQECETKSQQCPTDNRDKIIDKEIEKEIRDDNNIGNLSDEEKRTIDYYYRFLKNNTSRNDKDMVVQAIKDYGWKRILYTLWYLKYEQRANVTSFKYVDKVLANQKDLDPATIEFISRREIKEGKDAEIL, encoded by the coding sequence TTGGGTGATAATAAGAGGTATTATTGGCTAAAATTGCCAGAGGACTTTTATGATGATGACACTATCCAGTGGATAGAAGACCAGGAAAACGGAGCGGCTTATGTAAATTTCTATCTTAAACTGCTCCTTAAGAGCCTATCGGATGATGGTAGGCTTATAAGATATGTCGGCCAGAGGCTTATGCCTTATGATGTTAAGTCTTTGGCTAGGCTTACTAATACTGATACTGATACAGTTAGGGTTGCCCTTGAACTCTTTGTGAATGTAGGAATTGTAGAAAGACTTGAGACTGGAGAGCTTTATATGAATCAGATTAATGAGATGATAGGCAGAGAAACTGAATCAGCTCGTAGAAAGCGTAGATATAGGGCAAGGAAAGCTCTTGAGGGAGATAGAAAAGAATTGCCAAGCGGGACAATGTCCCAAGAATGTGAGACAAAGTCCCAGCAATGTCCCACAGATAATAGAGATAAGATAATAGATAAAGAGATAGAGAAAGAGATAAGAGACGATAATAATATAGGGAATTTATCAGATGAAGAAAAAAGGACTATAGATTATTATTATCGATTTTTAAAAAATAATACCAGCAGGAATGATAAGGATATGGTTGTACAAGCGATAAAAGATTATGGTTGGAAAAGAATTTTATATACTCTTTGGTATCTCAAGTATGAGCAGAGGGCTAATGTAACTAGCTTTAAGTATGTAGATAAGGTTTTAGCTAATCAAAAGGATTTAGATCCAGCGACTATCGAATTTATATCTAGGAGAGAAATAAAAGAGGGCAAAGATGCAGAAATTTTATGA
- a CDS encoding helix-turn-helix transcriptional regulator: MVVIPENNIRVLRAMENVSQKELAEAVGVTQQTISTAENTSRMSLTTAKKIADYFGVGIDDIFLSKNTRNNCKNI, from the coding sequence GTGGTTGTTATACCAGAGAATAATATAAGAGTCCTTAGGGCTATGGAGAATGTGAGTCAGAAAGAATTAGCTGAGGCGGTAGGGGTTACCCAGCAGACTATAAGCACTGCGGAAAATACATCTAGGATGAGCTTAACCACAGCTAAGAAGATTGCTGATTATTTCGGTGTAGGAATTGATGATATTTTTTTAAGCAAAAATACACGTAATAATTGTAAAAATATATGA
- a CDS encoding recombinase RecT yields MTNAKQALQKKNNNLTPAQRKQDTVRGLLKSMQGEIQNALPSYLPVEKFIRTALTAINSNTKLANCTQESLLAAIMNSAQLGLEFNTPLGEAYLIPYENKKKGITTVNFQIGYRGLLKLAYNTGQFKRITAREVRENEIFDFDYGTGEITHKPCLTGDSGDVIGYYAIYQTKDGGQDVFYMSRDDARNYGIKFSKSFNYSDSPWQTNFDAMAKKSALIQVLKYAPKAIESQALVQATNFDNANFERSSKAESGERVYKVDYEIEPELVEDEKEAPANVDKETGEIIEVDKQSGFFDDDFKPVEEV; encoded by the coding sequence ATGACTAACGCAAAACAAGCACTACAAAAGAAAAACAATAATTTGACACCAGCACAAAGAAAGCAAGACACGGTTAGGGGACTTCTTAAGTCCATGCAAGGTGAGATTCAGAACGCTTTACCTTCTTACCTACCTGTTGAAAAGTTTATCAGGACTGCACTAACTGCTATAAATTCTAATACTAAACTTGCTAATTGTACACAAGAAAGCTTACTTGCTGCAATTATGAATTCGGCACAATTGGGGCTTGAGTTTAATACCCCGCTTGGGGAGGCTTATCTGATCCCTTATGAAAATAAGAAAAAGGGGATTACTACAGTTAATTTTCAAATTGGATATAGAGGTTTACTAAAATTAGCCTATAATACAGGTCAGTTTAAGAGGATTACAGCCCGTGAGGTTAGGGAAAATGAAATTTTTGATTTCGATTATGGTACTGGAGAGATTACTCATAAGCCTTGTTTGACTGGAGATAGTGGGGATGTTATCGGCTACTATGCAATTTACCAGACCAAGGACGGTGGGCAGGATGTCTTTTATATGTCAAGGGACGATGCGAGAAATTATGGGATAAAGTTTTCAAAATCTTTTAATTATAGTGATAGCCCTTGGCAGACTAATTTTGATGCCATGGCGAAGAAGTCGGCTCTGATCCAAGTCCTTAAGTATGCACCTAAGGCTATTGAGAGTCAGGCTTTAGTCCAGGCTACTAATTTTGATAATGCTAACTTTGAAAGATCTAGCAAGGCTGAAAGTGGAGAAAGAGTTTACAAGGTTGATTATGAGATTGAGCCTGAGCTTGTTGAGGATGAGAAAGAAGCTCCAGCTAATGTTGATAAGGAGACAGGCGAGATTATCGAGGTAGATAAGCAATCGGGATTCTTTGATGATGATTTCAAGCCTGTTGAGGAGGTCTAA
- a CDS encoding YqaJ viral recombinase family protein, producing the protein MKKLVNVSKLSREEWLEMRTKGLGGSDAAAACGLNPWKSKASLYLEKTGQLVKDFDNEVMRQGRDLEDYVARRFTEATGKKVRRNNFMMASKEHPFLLADIDREIVGENAILECKTTSPYAKDKWADGAIPINYELQCHHYMMVTGAEKCYIACLIFSTDFIIREIERDEEVIEMLKAQEIDFWENYVLADQMPAPDGSAEYDQALKERFKGGLDDQIELEVDEMDYRSYLETKDLIKDLEASTKEFEQKIKLQLGDHDYGGNKFLQVSYRPFTTTRIDTKRIKKERPEIYEEFSKTSESRRLNLKEIVND; encoded by the coding sequence ATGAAAAAGCTTGTAAATGTTTCTAAGTTAAGCCGTGAAGAGTGGCTGGAGATGAGGACTAAGGGCCTTGGCGGTTCGGATGCAGCGGCTGCCTGTGGTCTTAATCCTTGGAAATCTAAGGCTAGTCTATACCTAGAAAAGACTGGTCAGCTTGTAAAAGACTTTGATAACGAAGTTATGAGGCAGGGCCGAGATCTAGAAGACTATGTTGCTAGAAGATTTACAGAGGCTACTGGTAAGAAGGTTAGAAGAAATAATTTTATGATGGCCAGCAAGGAACATCCTTTCCTACTTGCTGACATAGATAGGGAAATAGTCGGGGAGAATGCCATCCTTGAGTGTAAGACTACTAGCCCATATGCCAAAGATAAGTGGGCGGATGGGGCTATTCCTATAAATTATGAGCTCCAGTGCCACCACTATATGATGGTGACAGGGGCTGAAAAGTGCTACATCGCTTGTCTGATTTTCTCTACTGATTTTATTATCAGGGAGATTGAGAGGGACGAAGAGGTTATTGAGATGCTCAAAGCCCAAGAGATTGATTTTTGGGAGAATTATGTCCTAGCTGATCAGATGCCTGCTCCAGATGGATCGGCTGAGTATGACCAAGCTCTTAAAGAAAGGTTTAAGGGCGGTTTAGATGATCAGATTGAGCTTGAAGTGGACGAGATGGACTATAGGTCCTATTTAGAGACTAAAGATCTTATAAAGGATTTAGAGGCCTCTACCAAGGAATTTGAGCAGAAGATTAAGCTACAGCTAGGAGACCACGACTATGGAGGAAACAAGTTTTTACAGGTTAGCTATAGGCCTTTTACTACTACTAGGATTGACACGAAGAGAATAAAAAAAGAAAGACCAGAGATTTATGAGGAGTTTTCAAAGACTAGCGAGTCTAGGAGATTGAATTTAAAGGAGATTGTAAATGATTAA